From a single Apium graveolens cultivar Ventura chromosome 2, ASM990537v1, whole genome shotgun sequence genomic region:
- the LOC141707308 gene encoding uncharacterized protein LOC141707308 has translation MTNITSLSFVVLDISGDNYLSWVQDVKLHLGSKKLNDTIKAENKSTAEENFTSIIFLRHHMHEDLKSEYLEVEDSFILWENLKDRFDHQKLVYLPAAENDWANLRLQDFKSVRAYSSALFKISSRLIMCGEKVTEKRKIDKTLSTFHPNNINLAEMYRERKFTKFGDLLSTLLVAEHNHELVIKNHQSRPTGSAPLSEVNNMSFQQNVRGKGYRGGRGQGRYRGRGRSHGHFRPYNNSGHRKWQSESQSKRKAPRGGKTENICYRCGMDGHWTRNYHAPNHLVKLYQSSQKSKEKMVETNFANNNIDDFPKITTGGISINGSNEPNETPIWEAED, from the coding sequence ATGACAAATATTACAAGTTTGTCATTCGTGGTCTTGGACATTTCTGGcgataattatttatcatgggtACAAGATGTAAAGTTGCATTTGGGTTCAAAAAAATTAAACGATACAATAAAGGCAGAAAATAAATCTACGGCTGAAGAAAACTTTACCTCTATAATTTTTCTCCGACACCACATGCATGAAGATTTAAAATCTGAGTACTTAGAAGTCGAGGATTCCTTTATCTTATGGGAAAATCTAAAGGATAGGTTCGATCACCAGAAACTAGTTTATCTACCTGCAGCTGAAAATGATTGGGCTAATTTAAGACTTCAGGATTTTAAGAGTGTCCGAGCATATAGCTCTGCTTTGTTCAAAATAAGTTCTAGGCTTATTATGTGTGGTGAAAAAGTTACGGAGAAAAGAAAAATCGATAAAACACTATCAACTTTTCACCCTAACAATATCAACTTAGCAGAGATGTACAGGGAGCGCAAATTTACTAAGTTCGGGGATCTTCTATCAACTCTCCTCGTCGCTGAACATAATCATGAATTGGTGATTAAGAATCATCAATCCCGTCCAACAGGATCTGCCCCATTATCTGAAGTAAATAACATGTCATTCCAGCAGAATGTACGTGGAAAAGGGTATAGAGGTGGACGGGGCCAAGGTCGGTACCGTGGACGAGGTCGGAGCCACGGGCATTTTCGTCCATATAACAACTCTGGTCACCGGAAGTGGCAATCTGAATCACAGAGTAAAAGAAAGGCACCACGAGGAGGAAAAACTGAAAATATTTGCTATAGGTGCGGCATGGATGGGCACTGGACACGTAATTATCATGCCCCAAATCATCTTGTTAAGCTATACCAATCTTCTCaaaaatcaaaagagaaaatggTAGAAACAAATTTCGCCAACAATAACATAGATGATTTCCCGAAAATCACAACTGGAGGAATAAGCATTAATGGTTCGAATGAACCTAACGAAACTCCCATATGGGAGGCTGAAGATTAG
- the LOC141706646 gene encoding uncharacterized protein LOC141706646: MKLNHFNFSPFLFLAVLFIATMANAEEFKRVELSEADMHYVLGRYGGYGNFQDKWGKGYIPHHHGGGNPEGGYGGQPSGDVGQPGGQQGGYGGQPGTTTPQPGGDVGQHGGQQGGYGGQPITGSPQPGGYVGQPGGQQGGYGGQPSTGGTQPGAGAQPGAGAQPGGDVGQPGDQQGGSTTQPSVGGAQQGGTIGQPGSSQPGAGGGQQGGDVGQPDHGQQGGYGGQPGGNIGQQGGYGGQPSIGGTQPGGDVGQPGQQSGYGGQPSTTSPQPSQPISQQGGYGDQPSTSGPQPGGDVGQPVGQQGGYGGQPSATSPQPIGQQGGYGGQPSTGGTQPGGDVGQPTGQQGGYGGQPSTGAQPGGYTSQQGGYGGQPSSGGAQMGNS, from the exons ATGAAACTCAATCATTTTAATTTCTCGCCTTTCTTATTTTTAGCAGTTCTTTTCATAGCTACTATGGCCAATGCTGAAGAATTCAAGA GGGTAGAACTATCAGAAGCAGACATGCATTACGTTTTAGGCCGTTATGGAGGATATGGAAATTTTCAAGATAAGTGGGGTAAAGGATATATTCCCCATCATCATGGAGGTGGCAATCCTGAAGGGGGATACGGTGGTCAACCGAGTGGAGATGTGGGCCAACCTGGTGGTCAACAAGGTGGATATGGTGGTCAGCCTGGTACTACTACTCCTCAACCAGGTGGAGATGTAGGCCAACATGGTGGTCAACAAGGTGGCTATGGTGGTCAACCAATTACTGGTAGTCCTCAACCAGGTGGATATGTGGGTCAACCCGGTGGTCAACAAGGTGGATACGGTGGTCAGCCAAGTACTGGTGGTACTCAACCAGGTGCAGGTGCTCAACCAGGTGCAGGTGCTCAACCAGGTGGAGATGTAGGCCAGCCCGGGGATCAACAAGGTGGATCAACTACTCAACCAAGTGTAGGTGGTGCTCAGCAAGGTGGAACAATTGGTCAACCTGGCAGTTCTCAACCAGGTGCTGGTGGTGGCCAACAAGGTGGAGATGTTGGTCAGCCTGATCATGGACAACAAGGCGGATATGGTGGTCAACCAGGTGGAAACATTGGCCAACAAGGTGGATATGGTGGTCAACCAAGTATAGGTGGTACTCAACCAGGTGGAGATGTAGGTCAACCCGGCCAACAAAGTGGATATGGTGGTCAACCAAGTACTACCAGTCCTCAACCAAGCCAACCTATCAGTCAACAAGGTGGATACGGTGATCAACCAAGTACTAGCGGTCCTCAACCTGGCGGAGATGTAGGTCAGCCCGTTGGACAACAAGGCGGATATGGTGGTCAACCAAGTGCTACTAGTCCTCAACCCATTGGTCAACAAGGTGGTTATGGTGGCCAACCAAGTACTGGTGGCACTCAACCCGGTGGAGATGTAGGTCAGCCCACTGGACAACAAGGTGGCTATGGTGGTCAACCAAGTACTGGTGCTCAACCCGGTGGGTACACTAGCCAACAAGGTGGATATGGTGGTCAACCAAGTTCTGGTGGTGCTCAAATGGGCAACAGCTAA